The following proteins are encoded in a genomic region of Labeo rohita strain BAU-BD-2019 chromosome 5, IGBB_LRoh.1.0, whole genome shotgun sequence:
- the zc3h12b gene encoding probable ribonuclease ZC3H12B isoform X2, with product MVLELAAPAGAGPALQRCIPHIQRVFRVRVSCSTAESSCESPNAGSSIIVNIEDGKEEDCTKAKEYIVSLISPVHKHRERLTLWLQRRLHALRAAIEYESCAVVQVRDHALELQGGHAQVTAACAMLQRLKMEHRGCRDPQPLPAAAGHDSPEEEEEEDEEAGEDGSSSESDGEARSRSGSSGGAISATSSGEGGTGRRQDPLTVTKPHRQLCRSSCLDRPSFSQSSTLQELRTDDTRSDSSQRALAPPATSAQMSLRQTSDRDYQTKMDFALKLGYSGEQVESVLSKLGSSALINDVLAELVRLGNKGDPESQTAAGTAGLMPRAVGAKEAVSPEASLEEDPSDTYDNLRPIVIDGSNVAMSHGNKEVFSCLGIQLAVDWFLEKGHKDITVFVPAWRKEQSRPDAPIKDQEILRKLEKEKILVFTPSRRVQGRRVVCYDDRFIVKLACDSDGIIVSNDNYRDLQNEKPEWKKFIEERLLMYSFVNDKFMPPDDPLGRHGPSLENFLRKRPVVPEHKKQPCPYGKKCTYGHKCKYYHPERANQPQRAVADELRAFAKLSAVKTMSEGALAKCGTSGSVSKGDSSSEAKRVAPKRQSDPSIRSVACEQEERLCPTRKAEANSVPSLVSALSVPTMPLTKSHAAGALNTRSASSPVPGSLHFTHSSLEHAGSVQYPPILVTNSQGASVAYGEPFPKYDSVVSDHGYYSMLSDFSTISLQDSFCSLEQPEPVGVGGGYPGRASMCPEPGRSHSSDSFSSYSGEMYLNSLEGSLDDSMKGPPSQTQTQSSAQTRLQAFAHGFHHEALTRVQSYGTDEPKPGPRKQSSAHLAPHTQHTVVAARSSCPGDYPPLSQNVLPSASPSQQGRSLGMTRMDSISDSRLYESNPLRQRRPPLCREQHASWDPLPCGNEPYSYGSYGLTGGLMPCCERVMVRSMPEKMEQIWRSPWDSVPPPPPSARGPAEEPQERHPIPEHQYQTYRNLCNIFPAYVVHLVMEENPHMTDPQQLAAVIVTKLRSCH from the exons gaGTACATTGTGTCGTTGATCAGTCCTGTGCATAAGCACCGTGAGCGTTTGACTCTTTGGCTGCAGCGGCGACTGCATGCCCTACGTGCAGCTATTGAGTACGAAAGCTGCGCCGTGGTGCAGGTGAGGGACCATGCACTGGAGCTTCAGGGAGGTCATGCGCAGGTAACAGCTGCATGCGCTATGCTGCAGCGCCTGAAGATGGAGCATCGTGGCTGCCGCGACCCACAGCCCTTGCCCGCTGCCGCCGGCCACGACTCTccagaagaagaggaggaggaggacgaAGAAGCTGGGGAAGACGGGAGCAGTTCTGAGAGCGACGGAGAGGCACGGTCGCGGAGCGGAAGTTCTGGAGGTGCTATCAGTGCAACAAGCTCAGGAGAAGGAGGGACCGGAAGAAGGCAGGACCCGCTCACAGTAACCAAACCTCACCGGCAGCTATGTCGCTCATCCTGTTTGGACCGTCCCAGCTTCAGTCAGAGCAGCACCTTACAGGAGCTACGCACAGATGACACCCGCTCCGACTCCTCCCAGAGAGCCCTCGCTCCGCCTGCCACCTCAGCCCAAATGTCCTTGCGTCAAACCAGCGATCGAGATTACCAAACCAAAATGGACTTTGCTCTAAAACTGGGTTATTCGGGAGAGCAAGTGGAGTCTGTGTTGAGTAAACTGGGGTCCAGTGCACTAATCAATGACGTGTTGGCCGAGCTGGTGCGACTGGGGAATAAAGGAGATCCGGAGAGCCAGACAGCAGCGGGCACTGCTGGTTTAATGCCACGGGCGGTGGGAGCCAAAGAAGCCGTAAGCCCCGAGGCATCACTGGAGGAAGACCCATCAGATACGTATGACAACCTCAGACCAATTGTGATTGATGGATCCAATGTTGCCATGAG CCATGGAAACAAAGAGGTGTTCTCATGCCTGGGCATTCAACTGGCTGTTGATTGGTTCCTGGAGAAGGGCCACAAAGACATCACAGTTTTTGTCCCAGCATGGAGGAAAGAACAGTCAAGACCTGATGCACCAATCAAAG ATCAGGAGATCCTACGGAAATTAGAGAAGGAAAAGATCCTCGTCTTCACGCCGTCTCGCAGAGTCCAAGGCCGGCGAGTGGTTTGCTACGACGACCGCTTTATCGTCAAGCTGGCCTGCGACTCAGACGGGATCATTGTGTCCAACGACAACTACCGGGACTTGCAGAATGAGAAACCGGAGTGGAAGAAATTTATTGAGGAACGACTCCTCATGTACAGCTTCGTCAACGACAA GTTTATGCCTCCTGATGATCCTTTAGGCAGACATGGTCCAAGTCTGGAAAATTTTCTCCGCAAACGACCAGTGGTTCCAGAGCACAAGAAGCAGCCGTGTCCTTATG GTAAAAAGTGCACGTACGGCCATAAGTGCAAGTACTACCACCCGGAAAGAGCCAACCAACCACAACGGGCTGTTGCAGACGAGCTCCGAGCCTTTGCAAAACTCTCCGCTGTAAAGACAATGAGCGAGGGAGCACTTGCCAAATGTGGGACCTCTGGTTCTGTTAGCAAGGGAGACAGTAGCTCAGAGGCAAAGCGAGTGGCACCCAAACGCCAGTCTGACCCTAGTATCCGGTCGGTTGCATGTGAGCAAGAAGAGAGGCTCTGTCCAACGCGGAAGGCTGAGGCCAATTCGGTACCGTCTTTAGTTTCAGCGCTTAGCGTTCCAACCATGCCGCTGACGAAAAGTCACGCAGCAGGCGCTCTGAATACGCGCTCGGCAAGCAGCCCTGTTCCAGGGTCTCTGCACTTTACCCACAGCTCGCTTGAGCACGCGGGCAGCGTCCAGTATCCCCCTATCCTAGTCACCAATAGCCAAGGTGCCTCCGTGGCTTACGGTGAGCCGTTCCCCAAGTACGACTCTGTGGTAAGTGACCATGGCTACTATTCCATGCTCAGTGACTTCTCCACCATCAGCCTCCAAGACAGTTTCTGCAGTCTTGAGCAGCCAGAGCCTGTAGGGGTGGGTGGAGGATATCCTGGCAGAGCCAGCATGTGCCCAGAACCCGGCCGAAGCCATTCGTCGGACTCCTTCTCGTCCTACAGCGGAGAGATGTACCTCAACTCATTGGAGGGCAGCCTGGACGACAGCATGAAAGGACCACCTTCGCAGACCCAGACGCAGTCTTCGGCGCAAACGCGCCTTCAAGCCTTCGCTCACGGTTTCCACCATGAGGCCTTGACACGTGTGCAGAGCTACGGAACGGATGAACCCAAACCGGGACCTCGAAAGCAGTCCTCCGCCCACCTTGCACCACACACCCAACACACGGTTGTTGCCGCCCGATCCAGCTGCCCAGGAGACTACCCTCCTCTCTCCCAGAACGTGTTGCCTTCCGCCAGCCCCTCGCAGCAGGGTCGATCCTTAGGCATGACTCGAATGGACAGCATCTCTGACTCACGGCTCTACGAGAGCAACCCGCTGCGCCAACGGAGACCTCCTCTTTGCCGAGAGCAGCACGCCAGCTGGGACCCTTTGCCGTGTGGTAACGAGCCCTACAGTTACGGAAGTTACGGTTTAACGGGAGGCCTTATGCCTTGCTGTGAAAGGGTGATGGTCCGCAGCATGCCCGAGAAGATGGAACAGATCTGGAGGTCCCCGTGGGATAGCGTGCCGCCTCCACCGCCCAGCGCTCGCGGGCCAGCGGAGGAACCCCAAGAGCGGCACCCTATTCCAGAACACCAGTATCAAACATACCGAAACCTCTGTAACATCTTCCCGGCATATGTGGTCCATTTGGTCATGGAGGAAAACCCTCACATGACCGATCCCCAGCAGCTGGCTGCCGTCATTGTCACTAAATTGCGTTCTTGCCACTAA
- the zc3h12b gene encoding probable ribonuclease ZC3H12B isoform X1, with amino-acid sequence MVLELAAPAGAGPALQRCIPHIQRVFRVRVSCSTAESSCESPNAGSSIIVNIEDGKEEDCTKAKEYIVSLISPVHKHRERLTLWLQRRLHALRAAIEYESCAVVQVRDHALELQGGHAQVTAACAMLQRLKMEHRGCRDPQPLPAAAGHDSPEEEEEEDEEAGEDGSSSESDGEARSRSGSSGGAISATSSGEGGTGRRQDPLTVTKPHRQLCRSSCLDRPSFSQSSTLQELRTDDTRSDSSQRALAPPATSAQMSLRQTSDRDYQTKMDFALKLGYSGEQVESVLSKLGSSALINDVLAELVRLGNKGDPESQTAAGTAGLMPRAVGAKEAVSPEASLEEDPSDTYDNLRPIVIDGSNVAMSHGNKEVFSCLGIQLAVDWFLEKGHKDITVFVPAWRKEQSRPDAPIKDQEILRKLEKEKILVFTPSRRVQGRRVVCYDDRFIVKLACDSDGIIVSNDNYRDLQNEKPEWKKFIEERLLMYSFVNDKFMPPDDPLGRHGPSLENFLRKRPVVPEHKKQPCPYGQYSKSKKCTYGHKCKYYHPERANQPQRAVADELRAFAKLSAVKTMSEGALAKCGTSGSVSKGDSSSEAKRVAPKRQSDPSIRSVACEQEERLCPTRKAEANSVPSLVSALSVPTMPLTKSHAAGALNTRSASSPVPGSLHFTHSSLEHAGSVQYPPILVTNSQGASVAYGEPFPKYDSVVSDHGYYSMLSDFSTISLQDSFCSLEQPEPVGVGGGYPGRASMCPEPGRSHSSDSFSSYSGEMYLNSLEGSLDDSMKGPPSQTQTQSSAQTRLQAFAHGFHHEALTRVQSYGTDEPKPGPRKQSSAHLAPHTQHTVVAARSSCPGDYPPLSQNVLPSASPSQQGRSLGMTRMDSISDSRLYESNPLRQRRPPLCREQHASWDPLPCGNEPYSYGSYGLTGGLMPCCERVMVRSMPEKMEQIWRSPWDSVPPPPPSARGPAEEPQERHPIPEHQYQTYRNLCNIFPAYVVHLVMEENPHMTDPQQLAAVIVTKLRSCH; translated from the exons gaGTACATTGTGTCGTTGATCAGTCCTGTGCATAAGCACCGTGAGCGTTTGACTCTTTGGCTGCAGCGGCGACTGCATGCCCTACGTGCAGCTATTGAGTACGAAAGCTGCGCCGTGGTGCAGGTGAGGGACCATGCACTGGAGCTTCAGGGAGGTCATGCGCAGGTAACAGCTGCATGCGCTATGCTGCAGCGCCTGAAGATGGAGCATCGTGGCTGCCGCGACCCACAGCCCTTGCCCGCTGCCGCCGGCCACGACTCTccagaagaagaggaggaggaggacgaAGAAGCTGGGGAAGACGGGAGCAGTTCTGAGAGCGACGGAGAGGCACGGTCGCGGAGCGGAAGTTCTGGAGGTGCTATCAGTGCAACAAGCTCAGGAGAAGGAGGGACCGGAAGAAGGCAGGACCCGCTCACAGTAACCAAACCTCACCGGCAGCTATGTCGCTCATCCTGTTTGGACCGTCCCAGCTTCAGTCAGAGCAGCACCTTACAGGAGCTACGCACAGATGACACCCGCTCCGACTCCTCCCAGAGAGCCCTCGCTCCGCCTGCCACCTCAGCCCAAATGTCCTTGCGTCAAACCAGCGATCGAGATTACCAAACCAAAATGGACTTTGCTCTAAAACTGGGTTATTCGGGAGAGCAAGTGGAGTCTGTGTTGAGTAAACTGGGGTCCAGTGCACTAATCAATGACGTGTTGGCCGAGCTGGTGCGACTGGGGAATAAAGGAGATCCGGAGAGCCAGACAGCAGCGGGCACTGCTGGTTTAATGCCACGGGCGGTGGGAGCCAAAGAAGCCGTAAGCCCCGAGGCATCACTGGAGGAAGACCCATCAGATACGTATGACAACCTCAGACCAATTGTGATTGATGGATCCAATGTTGCCATGAG CCATGGAAACAAAGAGGTGTTCTCATGCCTGGGCATTCAACTGGCTGTTGATTGGTTCCTGGAGAAGGGCCACAAAGACATCACAGTTTTTGTCCCAGCATGGAGGAAAGAACAGTCAAGACCTGATGCACCAATCAAAG ATCAGGAGATCCTACGGAAATTAGAGAAGGAAAAGATCCTCGTCTTCACGCCGTCTCGCAGAGTCCAAGGCCGGCGAGTGGTTTGCTACGACGACCGCTTTATCGTCAAGCTGGCCTGCGACTCAGACGGGATCATTGTGTCCAACGACAACTACCGGGACTTGCAGAATGAGAAACCGGAGTGGAAGAAATTTATTGAGGAACGACTCCTCATGTACAGCTTCGTCAACGACAA GTTTATGCCTCCTGATGATCCTTTAGGCAGACATGGTCCAAGTCTGGAAAATTTTCTCCGCAAACGACCAGTGGTTCCAGAGCACAAGAAGCAGCCGTGTCCTTATGGTCAGTACAGCAAAA GTAAAAAGTGCACGTACGGCCATAAGTGCAAGTACTACCACCCGGAAAGAGCCAACCAACCACAACGGGCTGTTGCAGACGAGCTCCGAGCCTTTGCAAAACTCTCCGCTGTAAAGACAATGAGCGAGGGAGCACTTGCCAAATGTGGGACCTCTGGTTCTGTTAGCAAGGGAGACAGTAGCTCAGAGGCAAAGCGAGTGGCACCCAAACGCCAGTCTGACCCTAGTATCCGGTCGGTTGCATGTGAGCAAGAAGAGAGGCTCTGTCCAACGCGGAAGGCTGAGGCCAATTCGGTACCGTCTTTAGTTTCAGCGCTTAGCGTTCCAACCATGCCGCTGACGAAAAGTCACGCAGCAGGCGCTCTGAATACGCGCTCGGCAAGCAGCCCTGTTCCAGGGTCTCTGCACTTTACCCACAGCTCGCTTGAGCACGCGGGCAGCGTCCAGTATCCCCCTATCCTAGTCACCAATAGCCAAGGTGCCTCCGTGGCTTACGGTGAGCCGTTCCCCAAGTACGACTCTGTGGTAAGTGACCATGGCTACTATTCCATGCTCAGTGACTTCTCCACCATCAGCCTCCAAGACAGTTTCTGCAGTCTTGAGCAGCCAGAGCCTGTAGGGGTGGGTGGAGGATATCCTGGCAGAGCCAGCATGTGCCCAGAACCCGGCCGAAGCCATTCGTCGGACTCCTTCTCGTCCTACAGCGGAGAGATGTACCTCAACTCATTGGAGGGCAGCCTGGACGACAGCATGAAAGGACCACCTTCGCAGACCCAGACGCAGTCTTCGGCGCAAACGCGCCTTCAAGCCTTCGCTCACGGTTTCCACCATGAGGCCTTGACACGTGTGCAGAGCTACGGAACGGATGAACCCAAACCGGGACCTCGAAAGCAGTCCTCCGCCCACCTTGCACCACACACCCAACACACGGTTGTTGCCGCCCGATCCAGCTGCCCAGGAGACTACCCTCCTCTCTCCCAGAACGTGTTGCCTTCCGCCAGCCCCTCGCAGCAGGGTCGATCCTTAGGCATGACTCGAATGGACAGCATCTCTGACTCACGGCTCTACGAGAGCAACCCGCTGCGCCAACGGAGACCTCCTCTTTGCCGAGAGCAGCACGCCAGCTGGGACCCTTTGCCGTGTGGTAACGAGCCCTACAGTTACGGAAGTTACGGTTTAACGGGAGGCCTTATGCCTTGCTGTGAAAGGGTGATGGTCCGCAGCATGCCCGAGAAGATGGAACAGATCTGGAGGTCCCCGTGGGATAGCGTGCCGCCTCCACCGCCCAGCGCTCGCGGGCCAGCGGAGGAACCCCAAGAGCGGCACCCTATTCCAGAACACCAGTATCAAACATACCGAAACCTCTGTAACATCTTCCCGGCATATGTGGTCCATTTGGTCATGGAGGAAAACCCTCACATGACCGATCCCCAGCAGCTGGCTGCCGTCATTGTCACTAAATTGCGTTCTTGCCACTAA